In Streptomyces sp. ML-6, the genomic stretch GCGTCCCCGCTCTCGGGGCTCGACGGATCGGGGGCGGGGGACGTCCGTCCCTGGCTGTCCGGGCTGGACGCGCTGCTGTGCGCCGACGACGGGACGGCGGGCCTGTCCGGCCGGTTCCTCTTCGCCCTCGACGACGGGCGCGGCGACGTGGCGGCGCTCGGCGCCGATGTGACCCTGGTCGCACAGCGGGACGGGGCCGCGCTGCTGCGGATCGGCACGGCACGGGCCACCGTCCGGATCCCCGGCGAACGGGCGCCGCAGGCCGCCCTCCTCACCGCCGGGACGTTCCTGGAACGGGCGCGCGACCACGGCGCGTGGCGGGTGGCGGACCTGCCCGGCGGGGCCGAGCGCCTCCACGCCGAAGTCGCCGACCGACTGCGCCGGGCGGGGCTCGTCACCGCCCCGGAGACCTCTGGCACCCCCGGCGCCCCCGACACCCCTGACGCCCCTGACGTCCCCACCAATCGCACCAGTCGCACCGGCCCCGCGCCGGGCATCGTGAACTCCCCCCACGGCACCGCCGCGTTGTCCGTGGGCGTGCCCCTGGGCCGCATCACCGCCGAGCAGTGGCGGACGCTGACGGACACGGCCCGCCGGGGCGACGGCGAACTGCGCCTGACGCCGTGGCGCGGGATCGTCGTCCCCGGGGTGGCCCGGCCGCGGGCCCCGGAACTGCTGGACGAGCTGGGCGCCACCGGCCTCGTCACCGGCCCCGACTCCCCCTGGACCGGGGTGGGCGCCTGCATCGGACGGCCGGGCTGCGCGAAGTCGCTGGCCGACGTGCGGGCCGACGCGGCGGCAGCGCTGGGGCCCGTGGGGGCCCTGCCGGTGTACTGGTCCGGGTGCGAACGCCGGTGCGGGCACCCCCGGGGCGAGTGGGTCGACGTCGTCGCCGGCCCCGACGGGTACCGGGTCTCCCTCGTACGGGACTCTCTCGTACCGGACGATGTCCCAGAGAACCCGGAGAACCCCGAAAACCCCAGCGGCTCAGGCCGTTCCGGCGACTCAGGTGGCTCCGACCGGCTCGCCGCCGCGGTGGCGGCGGCCCGTGGCACGCGCGGCCTGCCCATCTGACCGACGACCTCGCGGCCTCCGGACCCGACCGCTCCACGCCCCCGTGCCCCCACGACTTCCTGCCCCGTGACCCGTGACTCCCCGATCCCATGACCCCCTGAAGAGAGCGAAGAAGCCGTGCACGAGTACGAGAAGGACGGACCGGCGATCTACCGCCAGTCCTTCGCCACGATCCGCGCAGAGGCGGACCTGTCCGGTCTGCCCGCCGATGTCGGTCAGGTCGCGGTCCGCATGATCCACGCCTGCGGCATGGTCGACCTCGTACGCGATCTCGCTTTCAGCCCGGACGTGGTGGCCCGTGCCCGGGCGGCGCTGCGGGCCGGTGCGCCCATCCTGTGCGACGTGGCCATGGTCGCCAGCGGCGTCACCCGCAAGCGGCTGCCCGCGGCGAACGAGGTGGTGTGCACCCTGTCCGACCCGGCGGTGCCCGGCCTCGCGGCGGAGCTGGGCACCACCCGCAGCGCCGCGGCCCTGGAGCTGTGGCGCGACCGGCTGGAGGGTTCGGTGGTCGCCGTCGGGAACGCGCCGACCGCCCTGTTCCGGCTGCTGGAGATGATCGAGGAGGGCGCGCCCCGCCCGGCGGCCGTCATCGGGGTGCCCGTCGGCTTCATCGGCGCGGCCGAGTCCAAGGAGGCCCTGGCCGCGCACCCGTCCGCCCTGGACCACCTGATCGTGCGCGGCCGGCGCGGCGGCAGCGCCATGGCGGCGGCCGCGCTCAACGCCATCGCCAGCGAGGAAGAGTGACCGTGAGCGAGCAGCAGACCGGCCGGCTGTACGGGGTCGGGCTTGGCCCCGGCGACCCGGCCCTGATGACCGTGCGCGCGGTGGAGATCATCGCCGGGGCGGA encodes the following:
- the cobG gene encoding precorrin-3B synthase gives rise to the protein MLAAMSSPVAPSPPPGDPSPRDRDDACPGTLRLHGADDGALARVRVPGGVLDAAQADALGRAAEELGDGELHLTSRGNVQLRGLGPDCGAELARRLGGAGLLPSARHERIRNVVASPLSGLDGSGAGDVRPWLSGLDALLCADDGTAGLSGRFLFALDDGRGDVAALGADVTLVAQRDGAALLRIGTARATVRIPGERAPQAALLTAGTFLERARDHGAWRVADLPGGAERLHAEVADRLRRAGLVTAPETSGTPGAPDTPDAPDVPTNRTSRTGPAPGIVNSPHGTAALSVGVPLGRITAEQWRTLTDTARRGDGELRLTPWRGIVVPGVARPRAPELLDELGATGLVTGPDSPWTGVGACIGRPGCAKSLADVRADAAAALGPVGALPVYWSGCERRCGHPRGEWVDVVAGPDGYRVSLVRDSLVPDDVPENPENPENPSGSGRSGDSGGSDRLAAAVAAARGTRGLPI
- a CDS encoding precorrin-8X methylmutase, with the protein product MHEYEKDGPAIYRQSFATIRAEADLSGLPADVGQVAVRMIHACGMVDLVRDLAFSPDVVARARAALRAGAPILCDVAMVASGVTRKRLPAANEVVCTLSDPAVPGLAAELGTTRSAAALELWRDRLEGSVVAVGNAPTALFRLLEMIEEGAPRPAAVIGVPVGFIGAAESKEALAAHPSALDHLIVRGRRGGSAMAAAALNAIASEEE